The Pieris rapae chromosome 5, ilPieRapa1.1, whole genome shotgun sequence DNA window CTACGTCTAAAGAAATTATCCTCAGAGGATATACAGAGAGCGGTAGCGACAACCAATGCTGGCGATTTGAACAGACCGACGACTATTATAGACTTAGGAACTTTGTGAACTTAGATATGATTATAACCGCTCAAAATAAGTCTAGTGCATTCGGCGGAAAAGaagttattgtaaaaactgaaatttctACTCCTGACGAAAAAAGCTCTCAGGCATGGAAAATCAATCCAGTCTCTTTTCAGACGATCCCAGATGGtgattatcatatatttaatcttGACGTATCAGACAATGTCATAGACTTTTCTACCCAAAACGATTTCTTGATTCATGGTCAAAACTATATGGACAATGAAAATCAAAAGTGGAAATTTACTTACGATAGTGGTAGTCGagcttataaaatatgtagtgGTCTAAGATCAAATCTTTTGTTGAGCTGGAATAGTAATGCTGCATCAAAAGAAATGGTTCTTCGAGCAAACACAGAGAGCGGAAGCAAGAATCAATATTGGCGCATCGAGCGCACTGGCGATGAGTCTTACAGACTCAGGAATCTACAAAACTTAAGtttgattttaatgttaactGAAAGTAGCAGTCCATACGgtggattaaatttaatagtacaAAATGATTCGGATATTAATACTAATCTACATTCAAATTGGAATATTAAACCCATCTTTTATCAATACATTCCAGATGGCGAATATCATATATTCAATGATAACTTCCCAAATATAGTTGTTGACTTCACCAATCAAGATGATTCTTTGATACATGGTTACAATTACTTCGGGACCAATAATCAAAAATGGGCATTCATATATGACGAAAATAAACaagcttataaaataaagaatgatGCAAGTTTGTTAAGCTGGAATAGCAATGCAAAGCCACAAGAGTTTGTACTTCGAGCGTATACAGAGAGCGGGAGTACGAACCAATATTGGCGCTTAGATCCAGTCAATGACGGATCATACAGGCTCAGAAATCTAATTAGCTTTTACAGATCAATAGCTCTAACTGATGAAGACAGTCCTTATGGAGGTAGAAAACTTATAGTATCAACTGGTACGGAAAACGGCAACACTTGGTATCTCAAAGAAATAGGGAAAGTCGCTGTACCAAATGGGAAGTTTAGAATTGCAACAAAACTgaattacaaaaaagtaattgATTCTAATCAAAATAACGATTTGATTATTTCTGAAAATCTTAATCTCCTCACCAGTGAATGGGAACTTAAATACGATTCAAGTAGaaaagcatataatatatattcttcagACGTCAACAACTTAGGAtggatttatcaaaataaaggctattttgtTAAGCTTGGTAATATAGATGGTCCTAACCATGGAGATTGGAGATATTTTTGGACGATTGAATATAGCATGCAAAGTGGCTGCTATTTAATAAGAAGTTTACACGAGCCTTCACATGCAGTGGGTTATTCCGACACTAATGCAGTCATAACTGATACATCGACATACTCTGATAAtcaattgtttcattttattccaatttaattttttggtgtgtttttcaattatatttttttccacatGGAATGCATGAGaatgaaaatcttttaattatataaatcattacATGTCCTAACAGCGAATAAGCTTTCTATGTATCTTTAtgcgtattatttttattataacataatcaTTTTAGGCTCaaagatttaaaatgaattataaatacaatatagcGCTAATTGATGTCAATAAAACGACATACATTTACAACCTTCTTTTTCTCatcttagtttataaaataatttcatatatttatattaaagcttttttgacctaattatttataattttggttttatttttgtctatttgTAGCGGGAGAGGGCTGTGGCATCATTGTTTCATTCATGttacataatgtttatttcattagCGTTTGACATGTACAAGGGTGAGGCGGcggagaaaataaaataaaattaaataaaattaaattaaattaaaaacaaacgtAAATCAATTCTTTTGTTTCTAGTGCACTAGGGCAATGGGGCCGTACGCAGTTAGAAGAAAGGCAAGTTGTAATTGTCCTCAGTTAtactaaataatcaaaaagaagtcttatttttgtatttatagtaaatatgaCTTATGAATAGACTATTATGATATAGAATTCCCAACATATTCGACTTTagctttgttaaatattaagtagcCCCCGCGCGTATTTAATCATATCTTTCAAAACTATGATATCCAGCCCATGGTTCTACCATCAcagctacccactgaagtatttccaaaccaattcgacgaagaaaacatcgtaccaatttttaatagGTCTGCGACGCACTTTCGCAAgtgccttctggcaatgtgtgtccatgggtggtggTATCACTTGACATTAACTTGACATCTTGAGAGTCCAgtcgtttgcctcctgtaacttaaaaaataagtcaCGACTGAAGGAAtggttatttgttatttaaatgtatgttactGTGTAGTCATAAACTTTGATTTTTGCTACATCTGAAGTCGtatatacttgtatatttgttccaaaacttttttatgtccacagatataattaataaaggggaaacgctgctagtatcttcggaaccttgcctaaagggactccttttaataatattttttaataattaaattttaaggttagttattagatatatttttatgtattatgttatttctgtattaaatatgaatttttatgttacctatgtgtacattaaatataataataacattaataacatACATGTACGAGATGAGTAATGTTGTTACCGACCTAAATATGGTTtgtcatttataaatacatttcattatttttacagttggTTCTCTTTACATAAAATACGTATTGACATCGTCACAGGTGATGAAAGCTACATATATTTCTACAAATCCGAAACCACAAGACTATCAGGTATTTCCTTTTGAGGATCCGCTAACTAAGGTAAAGAAAGGAAGAGCTGTTTGCCTGTTGTCTTGGAAAAAATTTGACAGCAGCGCCCTCGAAGCCGGATCCTCCTTGACCACGACAATGCAAATTCTTGGACGTTATCTCCAACCGAAACTAgttaattttcgtttattttgttttcgaCTCGAAATTTATTTCGGAATCTAATCACCAACTTacaggaaattaatattatcataaattaaaccacaaaaaaaaaaatctttaatttttatgttgataaatgaacacaaatgttatttttgcacaatttgataaaaataaaatattaaatcgtcTTTGCAAGTTCTACCTGATGCCAAGAACTATAGAAATGAGACCGTTACAAGACAAAACAATTAACAGATTCAAAACGATAATAAAATCTAGTGAAataattcgaatttcaaatacttattttttataattggcaTCAGATAACATATTTGAAATGATGACTAACGTAATGAAATGCCTTTGTTTCTAGAtctgcatttttatttttataaaaatcgtcATCGACAAAAAATTCGCAATTGTACTGTGACTCATAACCATTTTCCgatgtaaacattattttgtcaaattttcattgttttatttaatatctatcTTAAAGAGGCATCAAAAAATTTCCGTTACGCagttcttatatatttacttagtcAATTAATCATAGCATTTTGTAGTCAAAATATCTAGGGGTCATAACCCCCATAACCGCCATAACCCCCATAACCCCCCCCCCATACATTATTGGTATGGAATGGTTGGTATTggatttagggcctgtttcacaatgtctggataagttccaaataagctatttgttacttatttgtaggataaacagtatttttgcgtttcacgactgtcagatagcgctatttgtcatgaaatgccaagtatcttattcggaacttttatctttcgaataatttatgtgttgcatagctgattggcactttatccataaattgtgttgtgaaacaggcccttagtcttCTAATGACACCCGACTTAGGCTACctaaatattagaataaaaaaaatggttcgatggttacttaattattttaaaatcatgacAGTTCCTAAGATCAGTCTTAAGTATAATATCAGTATTATACttgtgtatttgtttaaattattttccgtttttggaattattaatttcaaatttatccGATAGAACTCTGTAAATGATTAATCAGTTTTGATTATTACTCtattataagataaaataagcaTTCAATTATTCGCTTTAGGTATCTGCCCAGAGCGAATCGTAGCAAAGCCTTGATAAATggattcaaataaaaaatattgttataccaATTAATAATTCCTCCTACTATTGATAAGCACACAGTGGCCGTGTAAACTAATCAGCTTTATGATATTAGCTGGATCTTGTTATCAAgtgataaaaaaagttaattaaccaaattaaaaattaaaaattttaattcaccAAAATAAAACCTCATAGctcatatataaacattatctatattagatctaattttaaataccaaaAAATCGACTTTAATGGTAGATTTTTActgcatttaataataataataaagtccgTTTAATTTCCAACCATGATAAAAAAGCATAATATGGAACGtagattttttacaaattatacaaaatttttatctCGTTTTCCTAAAATATATCCTAGCATTTTCAGCTTTAGCATTAGCAGCTTTTACCAACTAACTTTACCTATGGGTTTCTATCTCCATTCGCTTTCTGCTTCtacacatacattttattatatatacatttgtctcatgacaattattataacaatgtttacataaattggtttatataaatgtttttgaccATTTTCCTTTTAGATAGTATGTAAATAagacatattattaatttgtccaatatattttgataacaaCTAATTTAACCTAAAGccagatttttaatatataattaacatattatgtttgaaTTCCTAGtcagtatttttaattcaaatctttgtatctataaaataaatgatagataCACAGTAAGTAGCCGTTAAAACAATCAACATTCCGGTACCTATGACATGTACAGTAGAACTCCAAGCTAGAGCTTGCCGCTGCTGCAGAACCCCTAAGGTCccaaagtgtatttttaatccGGGAAAATAAGCATGAAAAACACTGTGTCAAATTGACTCTGGCTTTTCAGTAGTTTTgacgtaataaaattaataatttgaccttgtaattttttttgatgcAAATGTATCACAtttctacataaataaacagtactattaaaaaaaatcataatttcaaTTAGAAGAGATtcaaatttctatttaaaagtattccTATTCCAATATTCCTCTGTTCTTTGATTTTTGAATCATGATACCATCGAGCGATCCcttggaattttttttatctaaaataattcattaaaaagttaaaataaagactgttattataaaaaatacagtaatatGCCTTTATTTCGTTTCCTATTCCTAAAACTATTAGTTGCTGTTTGGATTACTATAtgcaaacataaataattaaatactggCTGCGACTGGCTTCGCGAAAAATAGGAttattcatgcaaatatttcacGCAGATAGTAAGCgcacttttaaataatttttttatgtacatttggCAACCCAAGTGGACTAAAAATGATCAAATAAAAGCACGCGCTTGCTTTGAATAACTCATTCGACTCCGTGTTACGCCAACCGTTCAGTTGGTTGTACCTTTGTTCAGTGTTTTTAGAATCATCAATTGCAATGTccagtaagtaaatttatttatttatacgaataatcttatatataaaattctcgtgtcgcggtgtttgtggtcaaactcctccgaaacggctttcccgattctcatgaaatatTGTGTgtatattgggtaggtctgagaatcggacaatttctttttttcatccccctaaattttattttgtcttgacttagaataaaaaaatcattcaatccctatttttaattgttaattaaaaactttaattttgtggctaattttatttatttattttgtgatgacaataaaaaaattaatatctcCCTCAATTTTCACTCTTacacgatcaacccctatttttacatcccgatttttattttctttaatctaTCCACAGATCCGCAATAAGGTTGCAAGAGcaagcaaatattataattgtagtagaataaaaaatatgtttcctagaaataaaatacatggcaaaacaacgttggccgggtcagctagtatgttttatatattttgacccAAGACGACTTGAGTTTTGAACGATagtgaaaacaaaaataaatacgtcaACAATACGATCAGTGATTGCatcttttgtttgtatttttgtgctccatagtaaaatatatataatgttttattttttatgtaatattgtttatttattggtttttatcttttgtgttttgtgtaatcgtgttaatattattattataagtgtagATTTGGTAAtacttaaaatcaaataaataaatgattttgaacaCATTTCACAACATAAAGTTGTACCATGTTGCCCGGGCACCTTTCGAAGTTAGTTTAGAAGAAAGCTACGTATTGTATAGTGATAGATATATAGGTGCTACATCTTCATAACTAAAACAgcagatttatttttcaattcaacGCGTATCTCAGGTCAAAACGATTGAGTGCGATTCAGATTCAGAGCAGTTAAACAGCTGTGCAAGGAGTTccatactaaatataatttttattcatatttaaatattcttttattgtataataaacaaactaaaaatatcgaATCGTTtcgaaagatatttatttatttattgactagCACTTAttggcaaacatgacatacacgaagagattctaatattaaacaaaacaaaacaactatttgacaaaacaaaaagttataaaagaaATCTGTTATGCATGTTACCTTTctaataaaaagtacttaaTGCAAGAAAAAGTATTCTAAATAAGATAACACTGAAATAACAGGACATACAGAAATCATTAAcagtgttaaaatattttgcctacagaatattttaatggatTCTGTTCGCTATCATTATGCTGCATGTGTCACTCAACCACAGAAACGAAAACATACACTTTGAAATGATTCGAATTCCTACTACGAAtgagataataattttattcacctTGGGTAGTAATGATCGTTATCCGCTTGAATTTCCTGTAAATTTATCGATATACAACGGCGTAAGAGAAACATTcagtgtatttaattttattgaaataagtaCTAGTAGATACATCATAAAACAGAACCTTTCTTGCATTTATTTccctataaagaaaaatcaacaacaatacaaataaataataaaaattcaaatataacaaactaactctataataaaattgtatttgtttcagaTCGAGGACCACCAAACCCCATTACTAATGGTATTCAGGCAGCAGTGCTAGAATGGATTAGATCTCTGGACTTGGAAATTATTAGTCTTTTGGTGTCGAGGAGCTGGCCAATGTCAATATTAGATATTAGCGAACCTCGATGGAGACCCACTGAAGTAACAGATACTGACAATGTTATACGATTGGATAGGAGGCAAAGATTGGTCAGGTGGGATAGAAGACCgccaaatgaaatatttttggaagGATTTGTACCCATTGTGACAAGGGAGGACCCGGATTGGGAAGAGACAGACTTGTATggttttgcaaaaaataaccATCCGTCCGTGTTTGTTTCAACAACAAaaactcaaagaaataaaaaaaaatatgtttggacACCTAGAAGTGCCAACCGCGGTATAGTATATCAATACGAAATTTATGCTCCTGGAGGAGTCGATGTCAATGAGTCTTTATTACATGAATCACCTTGGCCTACTCAAATGGAGGTTGCATTTCCTGGAggaattcaaaatatatatataagatcaGCAAGAGAGCTTCATAATGGAAGAATTCAAAGAATTTGGATAAACCCAAATTTTTTGGACCCACTCGAATTGGAAAACATTGCTTCTTCTTCAAGAACTCCTAATGTTATATGGAGAAGAAACCACCCTGACGGTGGTAATAAGGACTCTGATGGACGTTCGAAGAGATCAACAAGCTCTGATGATGACTTGATGTATGGTGGTGCAGGTGAGGTAGAAGAAGATTCATTTGGTGATGAGGTTAACCCAAAACCATTTCCAGATGGTGAATTTATGATTGAAAGTATAAAGGATAATAACTCCTTTTTGGATTTAACTCAAAATGAATCAGGTGGAATTATCCATAGCCACGTATATAACGGCGGAGATAACCAAATATGGGTATTTACTtatgatgaaaataaaaaagcttacaaaataataagcaaGCAAAATTCCAGTTTATTGTTAAGTTGGAATAGTAATGCTACGTCTAAAGAAATTATCCTCAGAGGATATACAGAGAGCGGTAGCGACAACCAATACTGGCGATTTGAACAGACCGACGACTATTACAGACTTAGGAACTTTGTGAAGTTAGATATGATTATAACTGCTCAAAATAAGTCTAGTGCATTTGG harbors:
- the LOC111002383 gene encoding pierisin-like; this translates as MFSVFIESSIAMANRGPPNPITNGIQAAVLEWIRSLDLEIISLLVSRSWPMSILDISEPRWRPTEVTDTDNVIRLDRRQRLVRWDRRPPNEIFLEGFVPIVTREDPDWEETDLYGFAKSNHPSFFVSTTKTQRNRKNNKKYVWTPRSANRGIVYQYEIYAPGGVDVNESLLHESRWTTQMEVAFPGGIQNIYIRSARELRNGRIQRIWINPNFLDPRELENITSSSRTPNVIWRRNHPDGGNKDSDGRLKRSTSSDDDLMYGGAGDVEEDSFGDEVNPKPFPDGEFMIESIKDNNSFLDLTQNELGGIVHSHVYNGGDNQIWVFTYDENKKAYKIISKQNSSLLLSWNSNATSKEIILRGYTESGSDNQCWRFEQTDDYYRLRNFVNLDMIITAQNKSSAFGGKEVIVKTEISTPDEKSSQAWKINPVSFQTIPDGDYHIFNLDVSDNVIDFSTQNDFLIHGQNYMDNENQKWKFTYDSGSRAYKICSGLRSNLLLSWNSNAASKEMVLRANTESGSKNQYWRIERTGDESYRLRNLQNLSLILMLTESSSPYGGLNLIVQNDSDINTNLHSNWNIKPIFYQYIPDGEYHIFNDNFPNIVVDFTNQDDSLIHGYNYFGTNNQKWAFIYDENKQAYKIKNDASLLSWNSNAKPQEFVLRAYTESGSTNQYWRLDPVNDGSYRLRNLISFYRSIALTDEDSPYGGRKLIVSTGTENGNTWYLKEIGKVAVPNGKFRIATKLNYKKVIDSNQNNDLIISENLNLLTSEWELKYDSSRKAYNIYSSDVNNLGWIYQNKGYFVKLGNIDGPNHGDWRYFWTIEYSMQSGCYLIRSLHEPSHAVGYSDTNAVITDTSTYSDNQLFHFIPI